In one Cystobacter fuscus DSM 2262 genomic region, the following are encoded:
- a CDS encoding nucleotidyltransferase domain-containing protein has product MSFQPLFRRFHQAIQLKRFDENAELVEKRDRVLKRLRENLSISFDWFNQGSYAMGTGVKPVNGDYDIDIGLVFDVSHRSYAPSTVKKWVYDAVVHHTTRVEWRRPCITVYYQQAGEAIYHVDLAILVKESPYSNALYLAIGKEHSAAAQQEWQPDDRKGFIKAIENKFTGEDAEQFRRVIRYLKRWKDEHFSNQGRAAPTGLSLTVAAYYWFQLAKTSWYSAADYDDFSATASLVDMIKRNFYYGRRLSLQFPKAPQDDVLARMTDQQMREFYQRLEELSGWLDDARRTRSTAPLQQAFGADFPAQ; this is encoded by the coding sequence ATGTCATTTCAGCCACTATTCCGGCGGTTCCACCAAGCCATCCAATTGAAACGCTTTGACGAGAATGCGGAACTCGTCGAGAAGCGAGATCGAGTCTTGAAGCGGCTGCGCGAGAACCTGTCGATCTCCTTCGATTGGTTTAACCAAGGCAGCTATGCCATGGGAACAGGAGTCAAACCCGTCAATGGAGACTATGACATTGATATCGGACTCGTGTTCGATGTCAGCCATCGATCGTACGCTCCCAGCACGGTCAAGAAGTGGGTTTACGACGCCGTAGTTCACCACACCACGCGCGTGGAATGGCGCCGCCCGTGTATCACCGTGTACTATCAACAAGCCGGTGAAGCCATCTACCACGTCGATCTCGCCATCCTGGTGAAGGAATCACCGTACTCCAACGCGCTCTACTTGGCGATCGGCAAGGAGCACTCCGCAGCGGCCCAGCAAGAGTGGCAACCCGACGACCGGAAGGGCTTCATCAAGGCCATTGAGAACAAATTTACTGGTGAGGATGCAGAGCAGTTCCGCCGCGTCATCCGCTATTTGAAGCGCTGGAAGGACGAGCACTTCTCCAACCAGGGAAGGGCGGCTCCCACGGGGCTCAGCCTCACTGTTGCCGCTTACTACTGGTTCCAGCTAGCGAAGACTAGCTGGTATTCTGCTGCCGATTACGACGACTTCTCTGCGACTGCCTCCCTGGTGGATATGATCAAACGAAACTTCTATTATGGTCGTCGTCTCTCTCTGCAGTTCCCCAAAGCGCCACAAGATGACGTGCTCGCACGCATGACCGACCAACAAATGCGGGAATTCTACCAGCGCCTTGAGGAACTGAGTGGCTGGTTGGATGATGCTCGGAGGACTCGCTCCACCGCTCCACTCCAGCAGGCCTTTGGCGCGGACTTTCCCGCTCAGTGA
- a CDS encoding serine/threonine-protein kinase, protein MPMLSQGFRIEDHEIIRLTAIGAMSEVYEARHGPDGNSVAVKVLSPEWCLHEELVARFLNEARALEYMQHERIVNLFAYGTLPGGSPFMILEWLPVDLHQVLIHTGGPLAPSVAARIIRQLADALAALHDRGIVHRDLKPANVLLPQDDLARVEVKLADLGLAKVPPGEAVSHLSWEPRTLSSLPVSTGGGTLLGTWDYMAPEQWIQSKTVDSKADVYALGVLFFQLLAGRLPFIAEQQKDLMYLHLLEPPRLDLLAGSVSNSIRELIGAMLSKKPSSRPTMREFIEQLVGMS, encoded by the coding sequence ATGCCAATGCTCTCACAAGGATTCCGCATTGAAGATCACGAGATCATCCGTCTCACGGCAATCGGGGCCATGAGTGAAGTGTACGAGGCTCGTCACGGGCCCGACGGAAACTCCGTCGCCGTGAAGGTTCTGTCCCCGGAGTGGTGCTTGCACGAAGAGCTGGTCGCGCGCTTCCTCAACGAGGCGCGTGCCCTCGAGTATATGCAGCATGAGCGCATCGTGAATCTCTTCGCGTATGGCACCCTGCCTGGTGGTTCGCCCTTCATGATCCTAGAGTGGCTGCCCGTTGATCTCCATCAGGTGCTCATTCACACAGGAGGCCCGCTCGCGCCGTCGGTCGCAGCTCGCATCATCCGACAACTTGCCGATGCACTGGCCGCACTGCACGACCGAGGCATCGTCCACCGTGACCTGAAGCCGGCCAACGTGCTACTGCCTCAAGACGATCTTGCTCGCGTGGAGGTCAAGCTAGCTGACCTGGGACTCGCCAAGGTTCCCCCTGGCGAAGCGGTGTCTCATCTGAGTTGGGAGCCGAGGACCCTCTCCTCCTTACCCGTTTCAACGGGGGGCGGTACGCTCTTAGGGACATGGGATTACATGGCTCCGGAGCAGTGGATCCAATCCAAGACGGTCGACTCCAAGGCGGATGTCTATGCGCTGGGCGTGCTCTTCTTCCAGCTGCTAGCAGGCAGATTGCCCTTCATAGCTGAACAGCAGAAGGACCTGATGTACCTCCACCTCTTGGAGCCGCCTCGCCTCGATCTGCTCGCTGGTTCCGTGTCCAACTCCATCCGTGAACTCATCGGCGCGATGCTGAGCAAAAAGCCCTCTTCACGGCCCACCATGCGAGAGTTCATAGAGCAACTCGTTGGTATGTCGTAG
- a CDS encoding tetratricopeptide repeat protein, whose protein sequence is MRELKEEALDLYAQRRFTECVQTYERLLELNPRDPSLYMGQAEAYRGAGSRREALNAFRMAAELLLDEGDKAGARAALKAALELNPRNKEVARALEALPPADEEETRPTPMTAPEALFEYPPEREQPRAWQRSEPPKAVPPQPELRRLSDNALAVRAGPGMAWVVVSSQTPLLTYEVEDLEQVAERSHPPEVMLQH, encoded by the coding sequence GTGAGGGAATTGAAGGAAGAGGCGTTGGACCTGTATGCCCAGCGGCGGTTCACCGAGTGCGTGCAGACCTATGAGCGGTTGCTGGAGCTCAACCCGAGGGATCCTTCCCTGTATATGGGCCAGGCCGAGGCGTACCGGGGCGCGGGCTCGCGGCGCGAGGCCCTCAACGCGTTCCGGATGGCGGCCGAGCTGCTGTTGGATGAAGGAGACAAGGCCGGGGCACGCGCGGCGCTGAAGGCGGCGTTGGAGTTGAATCCCCGGAACAAGGAGGTGGCGCGAGCGCTGGAGGCGCTGCCGCCCGCGGACGAGGAGGAGACGCGGCCCACCCCGATGACGGCGCCCGAGGCGCTGTTCGAGTACCCCCCGGAGAGGGAGCAGCCGCGCGCGTGGCAGAGGAGTGAACCTCCAAAGGCCGTGCCGCCCCAGCCGGAGCTGAGGCGACTGTCGGACAATGCCCTCGCGGTGCGGGCGGGGCCGGGCATGGCCTGGGTCGTGGTGTCCTCGCAAACGCCCCTGCTCACCTACGAGGTGGAGGACCTCGAGCAGGTGGCGGAGCGGAGCCATCCGCCAGAGGTGATGCTCCAACACTGA
- a CDS encoding sigma-70 family RNA polymerase sigma factor, translating into MGSLKREWERQGMGRESLSVMSVEELLRRARAGEKDALEALFDRCRKKLDEWASSVRSRIQPSGARPSDMVQDTVLRAFDAFFDFKGTTEAELLAWLQSTFRNQQVQQVRHVRRMKRDVLKSVPLEDSEALLPPMLLRSPSQASSFREEWRLLLTYLYELPDDQREAISLCYLKELPVAEVARHLQKSEQSVAGLLKRGVKTLRSRMTEGSGSPTSGSSNETPLSRDSAVALLDYLRRRDSGEKVDLIAFISLYPDFVDELRDMLQWIERLQSLRPTSPTP; encoded by the coding sequence GTGGGTTCGCTGAAAAGGGAATGGGAGCGCCAGGGCATGGGACGAGAATCGTTGTCGGTGATGTCCGTGGAGGAGTTGTTGCGCCGGGCTCGCGCTGGGGAGAAGGACGCCCTGGAGGCACTCTTCGACAGGTGCCGGAAGAAGCTCGATGAGTGGGCATCTTCGGTCCGCTCCAGGATTCAGCCAAGTGGCGCTCGTCCCTCGGACATGGTGCAGGACACGGTGCTGCGCGCGTTCGATGCGTTCTTCGATTTCAAGGGAACCACCGAAGCTGAATTGCTCGCTTGGCTCCAGAGCACCTTCCGGAATCAACAGGTGCAGCAGGTACGGCATGTGCGGCGCATGAAGCGAGACGTGCTCAAGAGTGTCCCTCTGGAGGACTCCGAGGCCCTGTTGCCGCCCATGCTCTTGCGCAGTCCGAGTCAGGCTTCTTCCTTCCGAGAAGAGTGGCGCCTGCTTCTCACATACCTCTATGAACTGCCCGATGACCAGCGCGAGGCGATCTCTCTCTGCTATCTGAAGGAACTCCCGGTTGCTGAAGTCGCAAGGCATTTGCAGAAAAGCGAGCAGTCCGTCGCGGGACTCCTGAAACGTGGCGTCAAAACACTGCGGTCTCGCATGACGGAGGGCTCTGGATCGCCGACCAGTGGTTCCTCCAACGAGACTCCTCTATCGAGGGACTCCGCGGTTGCCCTGCTCGACTATCTCCGGCGGCGTGACAGCGGAGAAAAGGTGGACCTCATCGCGTTCATCTCCCTGTACCCGGATTTCGTGGATGAATTGCGTGACATGCTCCAATGGATCGAACGTCTTCAATCCCTCCGCCCGACATCCCCTACACCGTAG
- a CDS encoding tetratricopeptide repeat protein — MTQERNGREAWPPELTELLRKVDRLRRGGRYEEALARMRALTESYPRQVRVLLEMGMTLAIWGGQPAEALPWYERALALAPGHASGHLHRALALARLGRHAEAVADFDALAAGEFRKALVLYMRRAESLEVLGRDEDAERDWTRALDEDAGNPWLLHRRALARARLGRTREAVEDMTRALAAAEGEPVDAELLRDRGELRARLGDVEGARADFEAGRAALREGDPAELVEALRRGLGETA, encoded by the coding sequence ATGACCCAGGAGCGCAACGGACGCGAGGCGTGGCCCCCGGAGCTCACCGAGCTGTTGCGCAAGGTGGACCGGCTGCGGCGCGGCGGCCGGTACGAGGAAGCGCTCGCGCGCATGCGCGCGCTCACCGAGAGCTACCCGCGGCAGGTGCGCGTCCTCTTGGAGATGGGGATGACGCTCGCCATCTGGGGAGGCCAGCCCGCCGAGGCCCTGCCCTGGTACGAGCGCGCGCTGGCGTTGGCCCCGGGACATGCCTCGGGGCACCTGCACCGCGCGCTCGCCCTGGCGCGGCTTGGCCGCCACGCCGAGGCCGTGGCCGACTTCGACGCGCTGGCGGCCGGGGAGTTCCGCAAGGCGCTGGTGCTGTACATGCGGCGCGCCGAGTCCCTGGAGGTGCTCGGCCGGGACGAGGACGCCGAGCGCGACTGGACGCGAGCCCTCGACGAAGACGCGGGCAACCCGTGGCTCTTGCACCGGCGCGCGCTCGCGCGGGCCCGGCTGGGGCGCACGCGCGAGGCGGTGGAGGACATGACCCGCGCGCTCGCCGCCGCCGAGGGAGAGCCGGTGGACGCCGAGCTCTTGCGCGACCGGGGGGAGTTGCGCGCGCGCCTGGGGGACGTGGAGGGAGCCCGGGCGGACTTCGAGGCGGGACGGGCCGCGCTGCGCGAGGGGGACCCCGCCGAGCTGGTGGAAGCACTGCGCCGCGGGCTCGGGGAGACGGCCTGA
- a CDS encoding nSTAND1 domain-containing NTPase, producing MELPSDSLGPYRLMELIGSGGMGQVFSALHHRMDQKVALKLLSPEASKDRQLVARFLQEARALAQLQHPGVVRLFSCDQLDDGTVYLAMELLEGFSLREWMRHRPGPAPLDASLAFCRQIADAMVDVHARGIVHRDLKPENVFLCRDESLAFGYRTKLLDFGIAKVPPATNGACFDTQVQTVAPIFIGTATYMAPEQCRNAAEVDGRADVYALGVLLFELLAGRPPFVSNETIEVISMHRYVVPPSLQDFAPMLPGVLSAFVASMLAKDPAQRPTMLRCRDMLGRAWEMERDECPVPGLAPFTEEQAELFFGRKEDLDELLALLEQARTAERRWVQLEGPSGVGKSSLVQAGLLPRLKEVPLQEERRWRVASMRSSYEPLRGLALALVSAYAGTGFDQTPENVERVLRTGPDALRALVMAHTPPGCCFLLILEQMEELFTLGAEDCHQLDVLVSTALAAPESPLRLLTTLRSDFIHRVEQLPSLACQLNKAARYHLRTMDEEALTQVIQGMAQRAGLRLSEGLPERMVRDTRNDGSQLSLLGHTLRGLWSSRSGPLLTHEHYAQLGGVGGALARQAEQLLDGLGDEGRERAKWLLLELVQVGRGVPDTRRPRSRREILTAAGDDELAEQVLMRLSGMRTNSSEKAQQNLRLVVLSAGPDPAQQRIDLVHETLLQKVPSIAGWIESERALLERYADLEVAAHAWEQAGCPSDGLPLGSLLAHYRGHIGSARQRSPASRMMSHRAVRFLDAAQRLDRRRTWFKRALALASMAAVAAITFSAARATRALQQAEKERQRAEERLQQVIDDKEQFFSSADWQLSRILYTLPIRQSTQLSHDKTLTSLTEQEREKPSVRKTIIKTRHRRGDLAYWDDSLTRADAFFRDGLKEIRKGLARQPEDEGLMFQLGLNHSKRGKVALARGRWEEARGYFDEAISLFERPSRANEKNSDLRDYRRTLATSYSELADLELALGRMDAAASQYDHSITLFEQNIGKPDDDYDVSLLADVLCSRGETARRLGDLKAAEGYLIKALGLGRELIDHNPGDGLFMWTLARVLVELAELETARTQWGTASRYYDEAQVLGWTLLKGEKENKRYALAMLHALSGDETLARVLGNHDRTRWLHTERCKIVSAFVGSDSEDVRFQALNCPLSEGPEK from the coding sequence ATGGAGCTTCCCAGCGACTCTCTTGGTCCCTATCGGCTGATGGAGCTGATTGGTAGTGGCGGTATGGGGCAGGTCTTCAGCGCGCTCCACCATCGTATGGATCAGAAGGTCGCGCTCAAGCTCCTTTCACCCGAAGCGTCCAAGGATCGGCAGCTCGTTGCCCGGTTCCTCCAAGAGGCACGGGCGCTCGCTCAGCTCCAGCATCCTGGTGTCGTGCGCTTGTTCAGCTGCGACCAACTCGATGACGGTACTGTCTACCTCGCGATGGAACTTCTTGAGGGCTTCTCGCTGCGCGAGTGGATGAGGCACCGGCCGGGCCCCGCGCCACTCGATGCATCGTTGGCCTTCTGCAGGCAGATCGCGGACGCGATGGTCGACGTCCACGCGAGGGGAATCGTCCATCGGGACTTGAAACCCGAGAACGTCTTCCTCTGCCGGGACGAGAGCCTCGCTTTCGGCTATCGCACCAAGCTGCTGGACTTTGGTATTGCCAAGGTGCCACCAGCAACGAACGGAGCATGTTTCGATACACAAGTTCAGACCGTGGCACCCATCTTCATCGGCACTGCCACGTACATGGCCCCTGAGCAATGCCGGAACGCGGCGGAGGTCGATGGCCGCGCGGATGTCTATGCGTTGGGTGTGCTCCTCTTTGAACTCCTCGCGGGAAGGCCGCCGTTCGTCTCTAATGAGACCATCGAGGTCATCTCGATGCATAGGTACGTGGTGCCGCCATCCCTCCAGGATTTCGCGCCGATGCTCCCCGGTGTGCTGTCTGCCTTCGTTGCCTCCATGCTCGCCAAGGACCCCGCACAGCGTCCGACGATGCTCCGGTGCCGGGACATGCTCGGCCGTGCCTGGGAAATGGAGCGGGATGAGTGCCCTGTCCCCGGACTCGCGCCCTTCACGGAAGAGCAGGCCGAGCTGTTCTTTGGCCGGAAGGAGGATCTCGATGAATTGCTGGCATTGCTCGAGCAGGCCCGTACGGCCGAACGGCGCTGGGTGCAACTCGAGGGCCCAAGTGGCGTGGGCAAATCCTCCCTGGTTCAGGCAGGTCTCCTGCCCCGACTGAAGGAGGTTCCCCTCCAGGAGGAGCGGAGATGGCGGGTCGCCAGCATGCGATCGTCCTACGAGCCCCTGCGCGGCCTCGCATTGGCACTCGTCTCGGCGTACGCGGGCACCGGCTTTGACCAGACTCCAGAGAACGTCGAGCGGGTTCTTCGCACGGGCCCCGATGCACTCCGAGCATTGGTGATGGCCCACACTCCTCCGGGGTGCTGCTTCCTCCTGATCCTCGAACAGATGGAAGAGCTCTTCACTCTTGGTGCCGAGGATTGCCACCAGCTCGATGTGCTCGTGTCCACCGCGCTCGCCGCACCAGAGTCTCCCCTGCGACTGCTCACCACCCTCCGCAGCGACTTCATCCACCGGGTGGAGCAACTCCCCAGCCTCGCGTGCCAGCTAAACAAGGCGGCCCGCTACCACCTACGCACCATGGATGAAGAGGCACTCACCCAGGTCATCCAGGGAATGGCTCAACGGGCCGGGTTGCGGCTCTCCGAGGGACTGCCGGAGCGGATGGTCCGCGACACTAGGAACGATGGTAGCCAGCTTTCCCTCCTCGGCCATACACTCCGTGGGCTCTGGTCATCGCGCAGTGGCCCTCTGCTCACCCACGAGCACTACGCGCAACTTGGAGGTGTGGGTGGCGCTCTGGCGCGGCAGGCCGAGCAACTCCTCGATGGACTTGGTGACGAGGGGCGTGAGCGCGCGAAGTGGCTGTTGCTCGAACTCGTGCAGGTCGGCCGTGGTGTTCCTGATACTCGCCGTCCCCGATCGAGACGGGAGATCCTCACGGCGGCAGGTGATGATGAGCTGGCGGAGCAGGTGCTGATGCGGCTATCCGGAATGCGCACGAACTCCTCGGAAAAAGCGCAACAGAACTTGCGGCTCGTGGTGCTATCCGCAGGGCCGGACCCAGCCCAACAGCGCATCGATCTGGTTCACGAGACCCTGCTCCAGAAAGTGCCATCCATCGCGGGCTGGATCGAGAGTGAGCGAGCGTTGCTCGAACGGTACGCGGATCTGGAGGTCGCAGCCCACGCCTGGGAGCAGGCGGGTTGTCCCTCGGACGGGCTTCCCTTGGGCTCACTGCTCGCGCATTACCGCGGACACATTGGCAGCGCACGCCAACGAAGCCCCGCCTCGCGGATGATGAGTCACCGCGCAGTGCGCTTCCTCGATGCAGCGCAACGACTTGACCGGCGGCGCACTTGGTTCAAGCGCGCGCTTGCACTGGCCTCGATGGCCGCAGTGGCGGCAATTACGTTTAGCGCGGCGCGGGCCACTCGCGCCCTGCAACAAGCGGAGAAGGAGCGGCAGCGTGCCGAGGAGCGCCTTCAGCAGGTCATTGATGACAAGGAGCAGTTCTTCTCGAGTGCGGATTGGCAGCTCAGCAGGATCCTCTACACGCTCCCCATACGTCAGTCGACGCAGCTGTCGCACGACAAGACCCTGACTTCGCTAACGGAGCAGGAGCGCGAGAAGCCGTCGGTGCGGAAGACGATCATCAAGACCCGGCACCGGCGCGGCGATCTTGCCTATTGGGATGATTCGCTCACGCGGGCCGACGCATTCTTCCGCGACGGGCTGAAAGAGATTCGCAAGGGGCTCGCGCGCCAGCCCGAGGACGAAGGCTTGATGTTCCAACTCGGATTGAATCACTCGAAGCGAGGCAAGGTCGCGCTGGCACGAGGCCGGTGGGAAGAGGCTCGCGGCTACTTCGACGAAGCCATCAGTCTGTTCGAGCGTCCGTCTCGTGCCAACGAAAAAAACAGCGATCTCAGGGACTACCGGCGGACTCTCGCGACGAGCTACTCCGAACTCGCCGATCTGGAACTCGCACTCGGCCGGATGGATGCCGCCGCATCTCAGTACGACCATTCCATCACGCTCTTCGAACAGAACATCGGCAAACCAGACGATGACTACGATGTGTCCCTCCTGGCGGACGTGCTCTGCTCGCGCGGTGAGACGGCCCGTCGGTTGGGAGATTTGAAGGCCGCCGAGGGCTATCTAATCAAAGCACTGGGTCTGGGCCGCGAACTCATCGATCACAATCCGGGGGATGGGCTTTTTATGTGGACCCTGGCTCGGGTCCTCGTGGAGTTGGCTGAGCTGGAAACCGCACGAACTCAATGGGGCACGGCGAGCAGATACTACGACGAGGCGCAGGTCCTGGGATGGACGCTGCTCAAGGGGGAGAAGGAGAACAAGCGCTACGCCCTGGCCATGCTCCACGCATTGAGCGGGGATGAGACGTTAGCTCGCGTCCTGGGCAATCACGACCGAACCAGGTGGTTGCACACCGAGAGATGTAAGATTGTGAGCGCATTTGTAGGAAGCGACAGCGAGGACGTCCGCTTCCAAGCGCTGAATTGCCCCTTGAGCGAGGGCCCAGAAAAATAA
- a CDS encoding SAVED domain-containing protein — protein MHETNDTPLSGLILLSQPEQLSITPKDMVDALPYAYKALPRMPFDLDVVELARQAIRTRDWGAAQRALEERVRRELVPLRDKHPDYRIIYFGSSPIPLTVHLGFLLETWQGVEVIPHHHARRLWGWSPEPARPPARLKPVRQLDYRDNSSGEAVIRVSTSHLVDPQATQRVVLKPLVDIDIELEHPAEDAFSSMEEMQEVAQVFRDTLDAIGDRFPGIQRVHLFASVQPGMALLLGAQISKTMHPAVQTYQYTRNAENEPYHVPAVLANGPSQPELQPLTEDEKVQAAKDREHLARALERMKGRAQMEQRSAAPNWLAGLLSKPGGHPGFASHWLGMPALHETPLLKTEVDLATHTVDDSFRYVHTLRVWQIDDHWLARLAKRHPDEVRRARALRMLVLHELAHRGPQMLTSKSSKEIGRFPKVLEEIDYHADVWAMLYEYALTEQQSPREVADPQEFFLELIRVATETMWAFDDDGQSPREFQIRRLNRYLIWYWQYLLLEHGAGQGRETTLDFVLSLLAQRPIIEMAGPTVFARHERVFFALDTARVGIPELALYHEGKLYRHGARYDFSIDELLDGVRMRDGMQIREVLRSAFEQTVR, from the coding sequence ATGCACGAGACCAACGACACGCCTCTCAGCGGGCTCATCCTACTCTCCCAACCCGAGCAACTCAGTATTACCCCCAAAGACATGGTCGACGCGCTCCCGTACGCCTACAAGGCGCTCCCCCGGATGCCCTTCGACCTGGACGTGGTGGAACTCGCGCGTCAAGCCATCAGAACTCGCGACTGGGGGGCGGCGCAGCGCGCGCTTGAAGAGCGGGTACGCAGGGAACTCGTTCCGCTCCGGGACAAACACCCCGACTATCGCATCATCTACTTCGGGTCCTCGCCCATTCCGCTCACGGTCCACCTCGGTTTCCTCCTCGAAACTTGGCAGGGCGTGGAGGTCATCCCTCACCACCACGCGCGGAGGCTCTGGGGGTGGAGCCCCGAGCCCGCGAGACCGCCCGCCCGCCTCAAACCCGTCCGCCAACTGGACTACAGGGACAATTCATCGGGAGAAGCCGTCATCCGGGTCTCGACATCGCACCTCGTCGACCCGCAGGCGACACAGCGGGTGGTTCTCAAACCGCTGGTGGACATCGACATCGAGTTGGAGCATCCCGCAGAGGACGCCTTTTCTAGCATGGAGGAGATGCAAGAGGTCGCTCAGGTGTTCCGCGACACCCTGGATGCCATCGGTGACAGGTTTCCAGGCATCCAGCGCGTCCACCTGTTCGCCTCCGTGCAACCGGGGATGGCGCTCCTGCTTGGTGCGCAGATCAGCAAGACGATGCATCCGGCCGTGCAGACCTATCAGTACACGAGGAACGCGGAGAACGAGCCCTATCACGTGCCCGCGGTGCTCGCGAATGGGCCGAGCCAACCTGAGCTTCAGCCCCTCACGGAGGATGAGAAGGTACAGGCCGCGAAAGATCGCGAGCACCTGGCTCGCGCGCTCGAGCGAATGAAGGGCCGCGCCCAGATGGAACAGAGAAGCGCTGCCCCCAACTGGCTCGCGGGCCTCTTGTCGAAACCAGGAGGGCACCCAGGGTTTGCTTCCCACTGGCTGGGCATGCCCGCCCTGCACGAAACGCCCCTGCTCAAGACAGAGGTAGATCTCGCGACCCATACGGTCGATGACAGCTTCCGCTACGTCCACACCCTTCGTGTCTGGCAGATCGATGACCACTGGCTGGCACGGCTCGCGAAGAGACATCCGGACGAGGTAAGGCGGGCGAGAGCCCTGCGTATGCTTGTCCTGCATGAACTGGCCCATCGTGGGCCTCAAATGCTCACCAGCAAGTCGAGCAAGGAAATCGGCCGGTTCCCCAAGGTGCTAGAGGAAATCGATTACCACGCGGATGTATGGGCGATGCTGTATGAGTACGCGCTCACGGAGCAGCAATCACCGCGCGAAGTCGCCGATCCGCAAGAGTTTTTCCTGGAACTGATCCGGGTCGCGACCGAGACCATGTGGGCGTTCGACGATGACGGCCAGTCTCCCCGGGAGTTTCAAATTCGCCGTCTCAACCGGTACCTCATCTGGTACTGGCAGTACCTGTTGTTGGAGCATGGCGCCGGGCAGGGACGGGAGACGACTCTCGACTTCGTTCTTTCGCTCCTCGCACAACGTCCCATCATCGAGATGGCTGGTCCCACGGTCTTCGCTCGCCATGAGCGTGTCTTCTTCGCCCTCGACACCGCGCGTGTGGGCATCCCCGAGCTTGCCCTCTATCACGAGGGCAAGCTCTACAGGCACGGGGCGCGCTACGACTTCTCCATCGACGAACTGCTCGATGGGGTACGGATGCGCGACGGTATGCAGATTCGCGAGGTTCTGCGGTCGGCCTTCGAACAAACGGTGCGTTGA